The following are from one region of the Nocardioides marmotae genome:
- a CDS encoding TIGR03936 family radical SAM-associated protein — MRKQPEQQAPPVQRLRIRYAKRGRLRFTSHRDFSRAFERAVFRARLPMAYSSGFHPHPRISYAGAAPTGSASEAEYVEIGLAAVVDPADIHAQLEEALPVGLDVLEVVESPGGSLADLLEASRWWADIEAQPTEAAIAVDAFLAADSVLVERMTKKGLRELDCRVPVVSLVAGPAPDDSPAGARLDLVLRHAVPSIRPDDVLRGLAQVSAVALGPAPLLTRIAQGPLDEETGEVRDPLHARS, encoded by the coding sequence GTGCGCAAGCAGCCCGAGCAGCAGGCCCCTCCCGTCCAGCGGCTGCGGATCCGGTACGCCAAGCGCGGCCGGCTCCGGTTCACCAGCCACCGCGACTTCAGCCGGGCCTTCGAGCGCGCGGTCTTCCGCGCCCGCCTGCCGATGGCCTACTCCTCGGGGTTCCACCCCCACCCCCGGATCTCCTACGCCGGCGCCGCGCCCACCGGGTCGGCCAGCGAGGCGGAGTACGTCGAGATCGGGCTCGCCGCGGTCGTCGACCCCGCCGACATCCATGCCCAGCTCGAGGAGGCGCTCCCGGTGGGCCTCGACGTGCTCGAGGTCGTGGAGTCCCCGGGCGGCTCGCTCGCCGACCTGCTCGAGGCCAGCCGCTGGTGGGCCGACATCGAGGCCCAGCCGACCGAGGCGGCGATCGCGGTCGACGCCTTCCTCGCCGCGGACTCGGTGCTCGTGGAGCGGATGACCAAGAAGGGCCTGCGCGAGCTGGACTGCCGCGTCCCGGTCGTCTCCCTCGTCGCGGGGCCCGCCCCGGACGACTCGCCCGCCGGCGCCCGGCTCGACCTGGTGCTGCGACACGCCGTGCCGTCGATCCGACCCGACGACGTCCTCCGCGGCCTGGCCCAGGTCTCCGCGGTCGCGCTCGGCCCGGCACCGCTGCTCACCCGCATCGCCCAGGGGCCCCTGGACGAGGAGACCGGAGAGGTACGCGACCCGCTTCACGCGCGGTCATGA
- the rplU gene encoding 50S ribosomal protein L21, whose product MYAIVRAGAKQQKVAVGDVIEIDKVATAAGDSLTLPVVLVVDGDDVTSDAAKLGGASVTAEVVGATKGPKIIIQKYKNKTGYKKRQGHRQKYTQVKVTDISL is encoded by the coding sequence GTGTACGCGATCGTGCGCGCAGGCGCCAAGCAGCAGAAGGTTGCCGTGGGCGACGTCATCGAGATCGACAAGGTCGCGACGGCCGCCGGTGACTCGCTCACCCTCCCCGTCGTGCTCGTGGTCGACGGCGACGACGTCACCTCCGACGCCGCCAAGCTCGGCGGCGCGTCCGTGACCGCCGAGGTCGTCGGCGCCACCAAGGGCCCGAAGATCATCATCCAGAAGTACAAGAACAAGACCGGCTACAAGAAGCGCCAGGGTCACCGCCAGAAGTACACCCAGGTCAAGGTCACCGACATCTCCCTCTGA
- the rpmA gene encoding 50S ribosomal protein L27, translating to MAHKKGAASTKNGRDSNAQRLGVKRFGGQTVNAGEIIVRQRGTHFHPGSGVGRGGDDTLFALVPGAVEFGTRRGRRVVNIVPGE from the coding sequence ATGGCACACAAGAAGGGCGCGGCGTCGACCAAGAACGGTCGCGACTCCAACGCGCAGCGTCTGGGCGTCAAGCGCTTCGGCGGCCAGACCGTCAACGCCGGCGAGATCATCGTCCGCCAGCGCGGCACCCACTTCCACCCGGGCAGCGGCGTCGGCCGTGGCGGCGACGACACGCTGTTCGCGCTGGTTCCCGGCGCCGTCGAGTTCGGCACCCGCCGGGGTCGTCGCGTCGTGAACATCGTCCCGGGCGAGTGA
- the obgE gene encoding GTPase ObgE codes for MAVPTFVDRVTLHVAAGRGGNGVASVHREKFKPLGGPDGGNGGPGGSVILRVDPQITTLVDYHHSPKRRAEHGGHGAGAHRNGGHGADLVLPVPDGTVVSLKDGTVLADLVGAGTEMVIAQGGRGGLGNAALASSKRKAPGFALLGEPGDELDIVLELKVVADIGLVGFPSAGKSSLIAAVSRARPKIADYPFTTLVPNLGVVTAGEVTFTVADVPGLIEGASEGRGLGHDFLRHIERCAAIVHVIDTATIEPGRNPVDDLDVIENELSRYGGLEDRPRLVALNKTDVPDGSDLADITIEDLRARGLTVIPVSAASGAGLRELTFAMAKIVEAARAAKPVVESQRIVLRPPAADGGDDFTIKATSEGWRVRGTKPERWVRQTDFSNDEAVGFLADRLNRLGVEDRLVKLGAEEGDTVLIGHPDNSVVFDFKPGMEAGAEMLGRRGEDQRFEESRPAAQRRRAIDELMDDRGENETRADVARRLDRPGGPMSYEIGTSEDPDWLEDDPGE; via the coding sequence ATGGCCGTCCCCACGTTCGTCGATCGCGTGACCCTGCATGTCGCAGCCGGTCGTGGCGGGAACGGCGTCGCATCCGTCCACCGCGAGAAGTTCAAGCCGCTGGGCGGCCCCGACGGCGGGAACGGTGGCCCCGGCGGGTCGGTGATCCTCCGGGTCGACCCGCAGATCACCACGCTCGTCGACTACCACCACAGCCCCAAGCGGCGCGCCGAGCACGGCGGCCACGGGGCGGGCGCCCACCGCAACGGCGGCCACGGCGCCGACCTGGTGCTGCCGGTCCCCGACGGCACGGTCGTCAGCCTCAAGGACGGCACCGTCCTGGCCGACCTCGTCGGCGCCGGCACCGAGATGGTGATCGCCCAGGGCGGTCGCGGCGGCCTCGGCAACGCCGCTCTGGCCAGCAGCAAGCGCAAGGCCCCCGGCTTCGCGCTGCTCGGCGAGCCCGGCGACGAGCTCGACATCGTCCTGGAGCTCAAGGTCGTCGCCGACATCGGCCTGGTCGGCTTCCCGAGCGCCGGCAAGTCGAGCCTGATCGCCGCGGTCTCCCGCGCGCGGCCGAAGATCGCCGACTACCCCTTCACCACGCTCGTGCCGAACCTCGGCGTGGTCACCGCCGGCGAGGTCACCTTCACCGTCGCCGACGTGCCGGGGCTCATCGAGGGCGCCAGCGAGGGCCGCGGCCTCGGCCACGACTTCCTGCGCCACATCGAGCGCTGCGCCGCGATCGTCCACGTCATCGACACCGCGACGATCGAGCCCGGCCGCAACCCGGTCGACGACCTCGACGTGATCGAGAACGAGCTCTCCCGGTACGGCGGCCTCGAGGACCGGCCGCGGCTGGTCGCGCTGAACAAGACCGACGTCCCCGACGGCTCCGACCTCGCCGACATCACGATCGAGGACCTGCGCGCCCGCGGGCTCACCGTCATCCCGGTCTCGGCCGCCTCCGGCGCCGGGCTGCGCGAGCTGACCTTCGCGATGGCCAAGATCGTCGAGGCCGCGCGCGCCGCGAAGCCGGTCGTGGAGTCCCAGCGGATCGTGCTTCGGCCGCCCGCGGCCGACGGCGGCGACGACTTCACGATCAAGGCGACCAGCGAGGGCTGGCGGGTGCGTGGCACCAAGCCCGAGCGCTGGGTCCGTCAGACCGACTTCAGCAACGACGAGGCCGTCGGCTTCCTCGCCGACCGGCTCAACCGGCTCGGCGTCGAGGACCGGCTGGTCAAGCTGGGCGCGGAGGAGGGCGACACCGTCCTCATCGGCCACCCCGACAACTCGGTCGTCTTCGACTTCAAGCCCGGGATGGAGGCCGGCGCGGAGATGCTCGGCCGCCGCGGCGAGGACCAGCGCTTCGAGGAGTCCCGCCCGGCCGCCCAGCGCCGCCGTGCGATCGATGAGCTGATGGACGACCGGGGCGAGAACGAGACCCGGGCCGACGTGGCCCGCCGCCTCGACCGGCCGGGCGGTCCGATGTCGTACGAGATCGGGACCTCGGAGGACCCCGACTGGCTCGAGGACGACCCGGGTGAGTGA
- the proB gene encoding glutamate 5-kinase, protein MSERAEVTGARRVVVKVGSSSLTTAAGGIDPDRMSRLVDVLAAARARGAEVVLVSSGAIAAGLSPLGLRARPRGLAAQQAAASVGQGLLVHRYTEELARHGVVAGQVLLTVDDVTRRSHYRNAHQTLAKLLELGVLPIVNENDTVATTEIRFGDNDRLAALVAHLVHADLLVLLSDVDGLYDAAPSTPGSRLLTDVVSDADLAAVDIGGTGSAGVGTGGMQTKVQAARIATGAGIPVVLTSADRAAEALAGERVGTLFHATGRRRPTRLLWLAHATEPLGSLVLDAGAVRAVVERRASLLAAGITAVTGSFHAGDPVDVVGPDGTVVARGLVNFDADELPDLLGRSSRDLAKELGAAYEREVVHRDDLVLV, encoded by the coding sequence GTGAGTGAACGCGCGGAGGTCACCGGTGCCCGGCGCGTCGTCGTCAAGGTCGGTTCCTCCTCGCTGACCACCGCCGCCGGCGGCATCGACCCGGACCGGATGAGCCGGCTCGTCGACGTCCTCGCCGCGGCGCGGGCGCGGGGCGCCGAGGTCGTCCTGGTCTCCTCCGGGGCGATCGCCGCGGGGCTCTCGCCGCTGGGGCTGCGCGCCCGCCCGCGCGGGCTGGCCGCGCAGCAGGCGGCGGCCTCGGTGGGTCAGGGCCTGCTGGTGCACCGCTACACCGAGGAGCTCGCGCGCCACGGCGTCGTCGCCGGGCAGGTGCTGCTGACCGTCGACGACGTGACCCGGCGCTCGCACTACCGCAACGCCCACCAGACCCTCGCCAAGCTGCTCGAGCTCGGCGTGCTCCCGATCGTCAACGAGAACGACACGGTCGCGACCACCGAGATCCGCTTCGGTGACAACGACCGGCTCGCCGCGCTCGTCGCGCACCTGGTCCACGCCGACCTGCTGGTGCTGCTCTCCGACGTCGACGGGCTGTACGACGCCGCGCCGTCGACCCCCGGCAGCCGGCTGCTCACCGACGTCGTCTCCGACGCCGACCTGGCCGCGGTCGACATCGGCGGCACCGGCTCCGCGGGCGTCGGCACCGGCGGCATGCAGACCAAGGTCCAGGCCGCCCGCATCGCCACCGGCGCCGGCATCCCGGTGGTGCTGACCTCCGCCGACCGCGCCGCCGAGGCGCTGGCGGGGGAGCGGGTCGGCACGCTCTTCCACGCCACCGGCCGCCGCCGGCCGACCCGGCTGCTGTGGCTGGCCCACGCCACCGAGCCGCTCGGCTCGCTGGTGCTCGACGCCGGTGCGGTCCGCGCGGTCGTCGAGCGGCGGGCCTCGCTGCTCGCCGCCGGGATCACCGCCGTGACCGGCTCCTTCCACGCCGGCGACCCCGTCGACGTCGTCGGCCCCGACGGCACCGTCGTGGCCCGTGGTCTGGTCAACTTCGACGCCGACGAGCTGCCCGATCTGCTCGGCCGGTCCTCGCGCGACCTCGCCAAGGAGCTGGGCGCGGCCTACGAGCGGGAGGTCGTCCACCGCGACGACCTCGTGCTCGTCTGA
- a CDS encoding endonuclease/exonuclease/phosphatase family protein produces the protein MLRRALSATGWWLRDHLGLVLLVLLLLPAAALTALRLSDPAWGPAVRLTSFVPLALPLYAAALVVAGVRHARWRARVRLVPVVLATAGLAAHAWWVAPFWLGPNPPAARGADALVVVTANLYQGEGDALGLVALASAEEADLLVVNEITGPALRRMRAAGIDDVLPYAIGRPEQDPVVGTMVFSRVPLSEPRRLDTPLASYKVDVGGPGGLTLLAVHPSAPLDAEAWRRDHDTVRRAAVRGGADLVVGDLNATLDHAPLRRLVDAGYRDAVELGNAGFQPTWPENGLFGPLSFLPALVPIDHVMVGEDLAVRSVRTVALGGTDHRAVVAELARQ, from the coding sequence ATGCTGCGCCGCGCGCTCTCGGCCACCGGCTGGTGGCTGCGGGACCACCTCGGCCTGGTGCTGCTGGTCCTGCTCCTGCTGCCCGCCGCCGCGCTCACCGCCCTCCGGCTGAGCGACCCCGCCTGGGGCCCGGCTGTCCGGCTGACCTCGTTCGTCCCCCTCGCGCTGCCCCTGTACGCCGCCGCGCTGGTCGTCGCCGGGGTCCGCCACGCCCGGTGGCGGGCCCGGGTGCGGCTCGTGCCGGTGGTGCTCGCGACGGCCGGCCTGGCCGCGCACGCGTGGTGGGTCGCACCCTTCTGGCTCGGTCCGAACCCGCCCGCCGCCCGCGGGGCCGACGCGCTGGTGGTCGTCACCGCGAACCTCTACCAGGGCGAGGGCGACGCCCTCGGGCTGGTGGCGCTGGCCAGCGCGGAGGAGGCCGACCTGCTGGTGGTCAACGAGATCACCGGGCCGGCGCTGCGGCGGATGCGTGCGGCCGGGATCGACGACGTGCTGCCCTACGCGATCGGGCGGCCCGAGCAGGACCCCGTCGTCGGCACGATGGTCTTCAGCCGGGTGCCGCTGTCCGAGCCGCGCCGCCTCGACACCCCGCTGGCGTCGTACAAGGTCGACGTGGGTGGGCCCGGCGGACTCACCCTGCTCGCGGTCCACCCCTCGGCGCCGCTGGACGCCGAGGCCTGGCGCCGCGACCACGACACGGTGCGGCGGGCGGCCGTGCGCGGCGGGGCCGACCTCGTCGTCGGCGACCTCAACGCCACCCTCGACCACGCTCCGCTGCGGCGGCTGGTCGACGCGGGCTACCGCGACGCCGTCGAGCTGGGCAACGCCGGCTTCCAGCCGACCTGGCCCGAGAACGGGCTGTTCGGGCCGCTGTCGTTCCTGCCCGCCCTGGTGCCGATCGACCACGTCATGGTCGGCGAGGACCTCGCCGTCCGCTCGGTGCGCACCGTCGCCCTCGGTGGCACCGACCACCGCGCGGTCGTCGCCGAGCTCGCCCGCCAGTGA
- a CDS encoding cysteine desulfurase family protein: MTSRTVYLDHAATTPMVPAAVEAMTARMGQVGNPSSLHASGRHARRVVEESRETIAQAIGCRPGEVVFTSGGTEADNLAVKGVFWARRDADPRRTRVLTTAIEHHAVLDAVEWLGEHEGAEVELLPVDSHGVLDLDALRASVERDPASVALVSVMWANNEVGTLQPVEEVVAAVAPHGIPVHTDAVQAVGQVPVDFARTGVDALTLTGHKVGGPYGVGTLVVRRELGVTPIVHGGGQERDIRSGTLDVPAIAGFAAAVELAVKNQAEHAARVAALRDDLVRRVVEQVPDAHLHGGSIEGEGTHRLPGNAHLGFPGCEGDSLLMLLDARGIECSTGSACSAGVPQPSHVLLAMGCDEESARHSLRFTLGHTSTVADVDAVVEAIAPVVERARAARA; encoded by the coding sequence ATGACCAGCAGGACCGTCTACCTCGACCATGCCGCGACCACCCCGATGGTCCCCGCGGCCGTCGAGGCGATGACCGCCCGGATGGGGCAGGTCGGGAACCCGAGCTCGCTGCACGCCTCCGGCCGCCACGCCCGGCGGGTCGTCGAGGAGTCGCGGGAGACGATCGCGCAGGCGATCGGCTGCCGCCCCGGCGAGGTGGTGTTCACCTCCGGTGGCACCGAGGCCGACAACCTCGCGGTCAAGGGCGTCTTCTGGGCCCGCCGCGACGCCGACCCGCGCCGTACCCGCGTGCTGACCACGGCCATCGAGCACCACGCCGTCCTCGACGCCGTCGAGTGGCTCGGGGAGCACGAGGGCGCCGAGGTAGAGCTGCTGCCGGTCGACTCCCACGGCGTTCTCGACCTCGACGCGCTGCGCGCCAGCGTCGAGCGCGACCCGGCCAGCGTCGCGCTGGTCTCGGTCATGTGGGCCAACAACGAGGTCGGCACGCTCCAGCCGGTCGAGGAGGTCGTCGCGGCGGTCGCCCCGCACGGCATCCCGGTCCACACCGACGCCGTCCAGGCGGTCGGCCAGGTCCCGGTCGACTTCGCCCGCACCGGCGTCGACGCGCTCACGCTGACCGGGCACAAGGTCGGCGGTCCCTACGGCGTCGGCACCCTCGTCGTACGTCGCGAGCTCGGCGTGACCCCGATCGTCCACGGCGGCGGGCAGGAGCGCGACATCCGCAGCGGCACGCTCGACGTGCCGGCGATCGCGGGCTTCGCCGCCGCGGTGGAGCTGGCGGTGAAGAACCAGGCCGAGCACGCCGCCCGGGTCGCAGCACTCCGCGACGACCTGGTGCGCCGGGTCGTCGAGCAGGTGCCCGACGCCCACCTCCACGGCGGCTCGATCGAGGGCGAGGGCACGCACCGCCTCCCCGGCAACGCCCACCTCGGCTTCCCCGGTTGCGAGGGCGACTCGCTGCTGATGCTGCTCGACGCCCGCGGCATCGAGTGCTCGACCGGCTCGGCGTGCAGCGCGGGCGTGCCGCAGCCCAGCCACGTCCTGCTCGCGATGGGCTGCGACGAGGAGTCCGCGCGGCACTCGCTGCGCTTCACCCTCGGCCACACCAGCACCGTCGCCGACGTCGACGCCGTCGTGGAGGCCATCGCGCCCGTCGTCGAGCGGGCGCGGGCCGCGCGGGCATGA
- the mnmA gene encoding tRNA 2-thiouridine(34) synthase MnmA has translation MKVLAAMSGGVDSAVAAARAAEAGHEVTGVHLALSRNPASYRSGARGCCTIEDSNDARRAADVIGIPFYVWDMSERFHADVVEDFMDEYAAGRTPNPCLRCNEKIKFAAVLDRALALGFDAVATGHYARLREGPDGLVEMHRAADAGKDQSYVLGVLDQDQLRHSLFPLGDTPKAQVREEAAARGLLVADKPDSHDICFVADGDNAGWLREKLGDRAPNHGGDIVDDATGEVLGRHAGTYGYTIGQRKGLRIGTPAPDGRPRFVLDIEPVSATVRVGPRERLAVTRLRGIRPRWCGTVPTALEGSGVTVQLRAHGEEHRARVIVSLDGPDTEVEVELLDPAYGIAPGQAVVVYDGTRVVGSATIAATERVPA, from the coding sequence ATGAAGGTCCTCGCCGCCATGTCCGGCGGCGTCGACTCCGCCGTCGCCGCCGCCCGCGCCGCCGAGGCCGGCCACGAGGTCACCGGCGTGCACCTGGCCCTCTCGCGCAACCCCGCGTCGTACCGCTCCGGCGCCCGCGGCTGCTGCACCATCGAGGACAGCAACGACGCCCGCCGCGCGGCCGACGTCATCGGCATCCCGTTCTACGTCTGGGACATGAGCGAGCGCTTCCACGCCGACGTGGTCGAGGACTTCATGGACGAGTACGCCGCCGGGCGCACGCCCAACCCGTGCCTGCGGTGCAACGAGAAGATCAAGTTCGCCGCGGTGCTCGACCGGGCCCTGGCCCTCGGGTTCGACGCGGTGGCGACCGGTCACTACGCGCGGCTGCGCGAGGGGCCCGACGGTCTCGTCGAGATGCACCGCGCCGCCGACGCCGGCAAGGACCAGTCCTACGTGCTCGGCGTGCTGGACCAGGACCAGCTGCGCCACTCGCTCTTCCCGCTCGGCGACACCCCGAAGGCGCAGGTCCGCGAGGAGGCCGCCGCCCGCGGGCTGCTGGTCGCGGACAAGCCCGACAGCCATGACATCTGCTTCGTCGCCGACGGCGACAACGCCGGCTGGCTGCGCGAGAAGCTCGGCGACCGCGCGCCCAACCACGGCGGCGACATCGTCGACGACGCCACCGGCGAGGTGCTCGGTCGGCACGCGGGCACCTACGGCTACACCATCGGCCAGCGCAAGGGCCTGCGGATCGGCACGCCCGCGCCCGACGGCCGGCCGCGGTTCGTCCTCGACATCGAGCCGGTCTCCGCCACCGTCCGCGTCGGCCCGCGCGAGCGGCTCGCGGTGACCCGCCTGCGCGGCATCCGCCCCCGCTGGTGCGGCACCGTCCCGACCGCGCTCGAGGGCTCCGGCGTGACCGTCCAGCTCCGCGCGCACGGCGAGGAGCACCGCGCGCGGGTGATCGTGAGCCTCGACGGGCCCGACACCGAGGTCGAGGTCGAGCTGCTCGACCCGGCGTACGGCATCGCGCCCGGCCAGGCGGTCGTCGTCTACGACGGCACGCGGGTGGTCGGCTCGGCCACCATCGCCGCGACCGAGAGGGTGCCGGCATGA
- a CDS encoding methionine synthase, with protein sequence MSGSSMNESSMSGIRATGVGSHPGEDQRDHAEAVRVVLGELGQEPGLPYLPEVPGRGATATMIGRGLAVLDALDADLHPAGWRLTGSSGSPGVDHRRARSLLGQDLDTLEELAQDALPAEGAAFKIQVAGPWTLAATVERPRGDKLLADHGARRELAQALAEGVRAHVADVRRRLPSLERLVVQVDEPALAAVVTGSVRTASGFSRHRTVDLPEASQALEWVLDAVTEAGAEPWVHACAPGTPWGLVRGAGARGLSVDLAMIAAADHEVLAEALEAGESVALGVVPGTGSAGATGDAQVTERVLRWLDMLGLDPAEVPGLVVAPACGLAGADAAYARAALALVRTSAANVRAG encoded by the coding sequence ATGAGCGGGAGCAGCATGAACGAGAGCAGCATGAGCGGGATCCGGGCCACCGGCGTCGGCTCCCACCCGGGCGAGGACCAGCGCGACCACGCCGAGGCGGTCCGGGTGGTGCTCGGCGAGCTCGGCCAGGAGCCCGGCCTGCCCTACCTGCCCGAGGTCCCCGGTCGCGGCGCGACCGCCACGATGATCGGGCGCGGCCTGGCCGTCCTCGACGCGCTCGACGCCGACCTCCACCCGGCCGGCTGGCGGCTCACCGGCTCCTCCGGCTCGCCCGGCGTCGACCACCGCCGCGCGCGCAGCCTGCTCGGCCAGGACCTCGACACCCTCGAGGAGCTGGCCCAGGACGCGCTGCCGGCCGAGGGCGCGGCGTTCAAGATCCAGGTCGCCGGGCCCTGGACGCTCGCCGCGACCGTCGAGCGGCCGCGCGGCGACAAGCTGCTCGCCGACCACGGCGCCCGCCGCGAGCTGGCGCAGGCGCTGGCCGAGGGCGTGCGCGCCCACGTCGCCGACGTACGCCGCCGGCTGCCGTCCCTCGAACGGCTCGTCGTGCAGGTCGACGAGCCGGCCCTGGCCGCGGTGGTGACCGGCTCCGTGCGGACCGCCTCGGGCTTCTCCCGGCACCGCACCGTCGACCTGCCCGAGGCCTCCCAGGCGCTGGAGTGGGTCCTCGACGCGGTGACCGAGGCCGGCGCCGAGCCGTGGGTGCACGCCTGCGCCCCGGGCACCCCGTGGGGCCTGGTCCGCGGCGCCGGCGCGCGCGGGCTCTCGGTCGACCTCGCGATGATCGCGGCCGCCGACCACGAGGTGCTGGCCGAGGCCCTGGAGGCGGGGGAGTCGGTGGCGCTGGGCGTCGTGCCGGGCACCGGCTCCGCGGGCGCGACCGGCGACGCCCAGGTCACCGAGCGGGTGCTGCGGTGGCTGGACATGCTCGGTCTCGACCCGGCCGAGGTGCCGGGCCTCGTGGTCGCGCCGGCCTGCGGCCTGGCGGGTGCGGACGCGGCGTACGCACGCGCGGCGCTCGCCCTGGTCCGGACGAGCGCCGCGAACGTGCGTGCGGGCTGA
- a CDS encoding MFS transporter: protein MSDPTSGTTVAEPSSGAGRHLGWALVLISIAQLMVVLDASIANIALPYIGTDLDINEANLTWIVTGYSLAFGGLLLLGGRLGDLYGRRRIFMTGLVVFAIASLLGGFATNEPLLLGARGLQGLGAALASPAALALITTTFPAGPKRNRAFAVYAAMSGAGAAVGLILGGWLTGLDSVFGVDTLFGTDLNGWRLTFLINVPIGIAAALLAPRFLPESESHPGQLDVPGALAGTLGLLALVFGFTRAGEEAHGWGAPSTIASLAAGVALLAVFAVIESRVSHPLLPVRIFQNRTRATSFAVMMLIPAAMFAMFYFLSLFIQQVVGYSPLRTGFAFLPFSLGIVAGAGLSSNLVNRIDARYIAGTGTLLAAGALFGFSRLSVDDSVGALLTAADGHVGADINYWTSLFPFIVLMAFGMGLTFVPMTLTAVHHVRAEDSGIGSGVLNTMQQVGGALGLAILSTVSLHFATRTGDDLAPQLAQATGGQATPEQIGYLTFVGSFTDGATAAFLTGAGMILIGSLLIWTLLNVKHTELATDGPEGGGHVG from the coding sequence ATGTCCGACCCCACCAGCGGTACGACGGTGGCCGAGCCGTCCTCGGGGGCAGGCCGTCACCTCGGCTGGGCGCTCGTGCTCATCTCGATCGCCCAGCTGATGGTCGTGCTCGACGCGAGCATCGCCAACATCGCCCTGCCCTACATCGGCACCGACCTCGACATCAACGAGGCCAACCTGACCTGGATCGTCACCGGCTACTCCCTCGCCTTCGGCGGCCTCCTGCTGCTCGGCGGCCGGCTCGGTGACCTCTACGGCCGCCGCCGGATCTTCATGACCGGCCTGGTCGTCTTCGCGATCGCCTCCCTGCTCGGGGGCTTCGCGACCAACGAGCCGCTGCTGCTCGGCGCCCGCGGCCTCCAGGGCCTCGGCGCGGCGCTCGCCTCCCCCGCCGCGCTGGCGCTGATCACCACGACGTTCCCGGCCGGGCCGAAGCGCAACCGCGCCTTCGCGGTGTACGCCGCCATGTCGGGCGCCGGCGCGGCGGTCGGCCTGATCCTCGGCGGCTGGCTGACCGGCCTCGACAGCGTCTTCGGCGTGGACACCCTGTTCGGGACCGACCTCAACGGCTGGCGGCTGACCTTCCTCATCAACGTCCCGATCGGCATCGCGGCCGCGCTGCTCGCCCCGCGCTTCCTGCCCGAGTCCGAGTCCCACCCCGGCCAGCTCGACGTGCCGGGCGCCCTGGCCGGCACGCTCGGCCTGCTCGCGCTGGTCTTCGGGTTCACCCGGGCCGGCGAGGAGGCGCACGGCTGGGGCGCCCCCTCGACGATCGCGTCCCTCGCGGCCGGCGTGGCGCTGCTGGCCGTCTTCGCGGTCATCGAGTCGCGGGTCAGCCACCCGCTGCTGCCGGTGCGCATCTTCCAGAACCGCACCCGGGCCACCAGCTTCGCGGTGATGATGCTCATCCCCGCGGCGATGTTCGCGATGTTCTACTTCCTGAGCCTGTTCATCCAGCAGGTGGTGGGCTACAGCCCGCTGCGGACCGGCTTCGCGTTCCTGCCCTTCTCCCTGGGCATCGTCGCCGGGGCCGGCCTGTCCTCGAACCTGGTCAACCGGATCGACGCCCGCTACATCGCCGGCACCGGCACCCTGCTCGCCGCGGGCGCGCTGTTCGGCTTCTCCCGGCTCTCCGTCGACGACTCCGTGGGCGCGCTGCTCACGGCCGCGGACGGGCACGTCGGCGCGGACATCAACTACTGGACCTCGCTGTTCCCCTTCATCGTGCTGATGGCCTTCGGCATGGGCCTGACCTTCGTGCCGATGACGCTCACCGCGGTCCACCACGTCCGCGCCGAGGACTCCGGCATCGGCTCAGGCGTGCTGAACACGATGCAGCAGGTCGGCGGCGCGCTGGGCCTGGCGATCCTCAGCACCGTCTCGCTGCACTTCGCCACCCGCACCGGCGACGACCTGGCCCCGCAGCTGGCCCAGGCGACCGGCGGCCAGGCGACCCCGGAACAGATCGGCTACCTCACGTTCGTCGGCTCCTTCACCGACGGCGCGACGGCGGCGTTCCTCACCGGCGCGGGGATGATCCTCATCGGCTCGCTGCTGATCTGGACGCTGCTCAACGTCAAGCACACCGAGCTGGCCACCGACGGCCCCGAGGGCGGGGGGCACGTCGGCTGA
- a CDS encoding TetR/AcrR family transcriptional regulator C-terminal ligand-binding domain-containing protein: protein MLLPMSPVETDAAEPAAEPSPQRAAGPSPQRSAEPSPRPRVVGEREREILEATLEVLEDVGYDRLTMDAVAARARASKATLYRRWNGKARLVVEALHATKTPSELPDTGSLRGDLAELFCGFAPGSGLMDRRQVALFASVLTAIARDADFAAAWREHVVPHKRALSREVWDRALERGEIRADADLELFEAALPGIVLHRVFVLGDEPTPELVARVIDQIVLPAASRGPGS from the coding sequence GTGCTCCTGCCCATGTCCCCGGTCGAGACCGACGCCGCCGAGCCCGCCGCCGAGCCCTCCCCCCAGCGCGCCGCCGGGCCCTCCCCCCAGCGCTCCGCCGAGCCCTCCCCCCGGCCGCGGGTCGTGGGCGAGCGGGAGCGCGAGATCCTGGAGGCGACCCTCGAGGTCCTCGAGGACGTCGGCTACGACCGGCTCACCATGGACGCCGTCGCCGCCCGCGCGCGGGCGTCCAAGGCGACCCTCTACCGGCGGTGGAACGGGAAGGCCCGGCTCGTCGTCGAGGCGCTGCACGCCACCAAGACGCCCTCGGAGCTGCCGGACACCGGCAGCCTGCGCGGCGACCTCGCGGAGCTCTTCTGCGGGTTCGCCCCGGGCAGCGGGCTGATGGACCGCCGCCAGGTCGCCCTGTTCGCCAGCGTGCTCACCGCGATCGCCCGCGACGCCGACTTCGCCGCCGCGTGGCGCGAGCACGTCGTACCCCACAAGCGAGCGCTCTCCCGCGAGGTGTGGGACCGCGCCCTCGAGCGCGGCGAGATCCGCGCCGACGCCGACCTCGAGCTCTTCGAGGCGGCGCTGCCCGGGATCGTCCTGCACCGCGTCTTCGTGCTCGGCGACGAGCCCACCCCCGAGCTCGTCGCCCGGGTCATCGACCAGATCGTCCTGCCCGCCGCCTCCCGCGGCCCAGGCTCCTGA